attgtgttagaaatgcattatatatgtattacatttaaaaaatcatctaatttaaaAAGTGGTAAAATCATTATCTCCATAATATTCAAtccaaaattaaatttatattaggataattaattattacgtatttttcaaaaaaagagaaagagaaagagaaagataaagagagagagagagagagagaaagatcgtacaaaaaaagagaaggagagggggggggggggggaagaaAGACAAAGAGAGAGAAGGGGGGAAGAAATTCGTAATTAATGTTATATActatattatttatgtaaatGCCTCTATATAGTTTAAATTGATTCATGAAAAATCTTGTcaaaacaattttaaaaaatatttttttatttgatagtttgtatatagccataataaaataactttattagggactaaaaatttataaaagaacaaataaataattaaaacttaGTAAGAATTGAACAGGTTAGGCTATGACTCTCATTTTAACCCATTTTAGCCTAAATAACTTTTGTACAAATCAATAACATGCTCATTTATTAACTTAACATAATTTGTCCTGCCCAAATTTAGTCCAACCCGCCATTTGACAATTTTTCTTTAAGCATCCGATATGCAAAACCTAATGACCGACTATTGTTACATGATTTGCGCTAAGTAGGGGCATTAGGGGTGTGGAGCTGGATAAAACACttacaaccaaaaaaaataaattattttaaggtCTCAAATCCAAAAATCTATTTAAGAAATGAGGGATTGCAACCTTCTCTCTACACCCCTAAATAACCATTAGATcaaatttaaactattttcaagGAGATCAGGCATGATAAGAACAAAACTAAATAACTCTATTGatctaaattttttatttttttggtttttcattTGGTGTTTGGTACGTACATTGGAGTCCAACTATATTCAGATTCGCGCCGCGTAGGTCCCCATTCGGGGGAAAACACTCCCTATCAAGGATTTTTCCATACCCAGGTCTCGGGTTTGAGACCTTTAATTAAGGGAGGAGCaacttcttcttcctcaaagaATAAATTACACATCAAATTTTGTTACGTGTGTTTTatcacaacaaaaataatattgtccAATAAATTACACACTAATtagggtgtacatggaccgggttggttcaaATTTTTTACAAATTAAATCAAACCATTtttgtcgggttattaaatctataaaccaaattaaatcaataaaagccggatttttcgatatcaatttttttcgggtttttcgggtttctctagtttttcgggtttttttcgggtttctcagatttttcatagtatctaataaaaagcacagagcagtgcttcttaaaaagagttctagtacaaaatatcaacatataagatggaggcagaacactgtttgaagttttaactttataatataactttatacgATGagcttttttttgtatattatttagatgaacttctcaagtccaaatctaaatataagaaagaaaacaaaaattatgaaaaatttttaaaaaatatttataaattatattttaataaatatttttatgtataacataatttaaaagtaatatatctataatcgggtcgatTTGGGTtcagtttgactttttttagttaaaaccaaaccaaccctataatggtcgggttttttttccaaacaccaaactaagtcaaaccaaaccactagtcgggttttttttccgatttggtgcggtttatcggtttgccctgtactgCCCTAAGTCACTAATATTTCCAGATGTTTCTTCTAtcgggaaaaaaaataatactctcCAACAAACCAATATTTTCTGATGTTTATCTTATCACGAAAAAATAATACTCTCCAATGAATTACACACCAATATTTTTTGATGTCTGTtttatcatgaaaataattactctcCAGCAAATCACACAATTATGATGTTTATtttatctaaaaaaataaaatattctccAATAAATTAAGTTGTAACGAAATAACCGATGCAACTTTATTATTACCAAATccaaaataataacaacaataacaataacaaagaaaaaataaatcccAACCCTGGGGACGTAATTAGGCTAAAACTGGAAGAAATCGTTGATATCAGTGTGACATAATTCAAATAAATGATGCATATTAACTTCCTTCAAATCCAGTTGCACACAAATCCCATTGCCACATTCTGCATCATACAACCAGCAGAACTCTCCATCTCTTGAcccaaaatgcatcaaacatggTTTTCCCCAACCAAAATCAGCTTCTTGAATAGGAAATCTACACAAACTTGAACTTGTGTACTCGTCAACTTCATCAGTACTATTTCCCCACTCTTGTGATAGGAAACtttcattatatatatttgcCACGGCAGACACTACGTCCTCTGGTGAACTCTTGTCACAGGCAGTAATAGTTTCCTTCACCGTGTCGCGAATTAATGTCACTAATTCGTTCAACTCAGGCATCTTGTTGTGAACCCCAGGTACGAATTTTACAGGGGCCTCAATTATAAGATTCCCAAAAGATTTTGCTAATTGAGGTAAGGAAATCAACCTAGTGCGCAAGTTTACTGGGACGCCCATTCTAGAACGTTTTAGATGACCGTTCTTCTTTTCTGAAGCACGGATGAAAGCCCTCCATAAGAGGGCTATGATCATCTCAACTCTTGAGGGATTAAAGCATAGCTCTCCGATTTGTTCTCGAAGCCTTGAAATGGAATCTTCGTTGATGTATAGCCTTTTGGCTACTACTCTAGAATCCACACGATCTTCCTTAGGAATACGAGGCAAGAGAAGTTTCGATAAATCTCTTGGTGGGAAAACATGAGCCAAATTAAAGCTCATGAAATCAATCTTCTCTACAGGAATCTTCATTCTGCACACTTTGGACCACTCGTTGATAATATTAAAAGTTGAGTAACCATCCATTGCAAGGTGCGCGTGGCTCATAGATAGAGCCAAGCCACCACACTCGAATTCTGTGATTTGGACAATGACAATTGGTAAGGTGAACAAGTTGGATTCATCTACATTCCAAGTATCTTGAGGCCAACAAAGCAATGCAAGGTTGACATCCTTGTGTGCTTTCTCAAGAAATTCATTGAGTTTACTATTTATCTTTGCTTTTACAAATTTAACCCCTTGATCCTGACAGGATATCGAGTCGTCATCGGATAATCTGCCAGCGATGGGGTAAACATGTGTTAAAACTCTAGATAAGGATTGCTCAAATTGTTCTTGTTCATGAATTGAATAATTATAAGTGTTGTTGGTAGGAGGAGgataaaaaagaacaaaaggTAAATGTGCCAAATCAGCTATTTGATCAAAGAAAGATAATTTGTAATTTTGTAgatgatttggagttggtgaAGCTGGTTTTATAAATTTTGTGGACGTGATTTCAACTTCCATGCATGTTTCTTTTTGAAAAgccattttatatatatagcaaAAGAGAAATTAAACAAAGAAGTGAAGAAGATATGTGTGGAGGCACTCCACTCTTCCCCTTTATATAGCAAATGGTTTTCCTATTTTcgaatcatttttttttttaaaaaagtcacCATGGTAGGTGACTGAGTCccaataaaataaacatatatatatgcatggCAGGTAGGATTAAGCAGGACAATCTCATGGTAATTGGTATAATTAACAACGCCATATTATTGAAAATGGAACAAATAATGttgtaaatataataaaaaaaattataaacatgGTAAGTAGGATTTAAGTTGTACAGTAATATtatgattaattatttttttaacaaaaattaatatagttttagtttatTGTAATAGGATAACTTTTTGATCGTATTACAAATTTGACATAATACAAAAACAGATACTTAAATTTAATCTCAATTGGTAAGTAAACACTTCAATTTTGAAAATGCGCACTTCTCTAAACACCTCAACACTTCAAATTTGATATTGCACcgtatatataatgtattggAAGTCGACCTTTTGAGAATCAAAATTCACCTTAAGATTTTAACCTCAttcaaatactatatttttattttttaaaatccgGTCAATAACCACGTTTTCAAGGAAGAAGAGCTGACATCAATGAATAATCACGTGTTTCACACTGTGATATTTTATAGGCCATATCAACtgtaataaattatgtattaatatGGCATTATTAATCATACCATGAGCGTGTCCTGCTTAATCCTACCTACCGtgcattttatatatatatatatatatatatatattatttgggGAGAGGTAGGGATAGGCctaagaaatattggggagggGTGATCAGACAAGACatgacgcatttacgacttaccgaggacatgaccctggataggagggtgtggagggcacacattagggtagaaggctagtacatagtctcgttattcttccctattcgtaggcgcattagcacattacaattccctatgctctcatttctgctatttctgttactatttattactttcaatACTtgtgattactctattttatctgtgatgccttcgttatttattttcctatagcgctttgaatttcttaatcttatctgaccccctttttatgtcttttattgagccgagggtctttcggaaacaaccgtcctacattggtaggagtcaggtctgcgtacactctaccctccccagaccccacgatttgggatttcactggattgttgttgtatatatatattatttggaCTCAGTCGATTGATTTGAAAATAGAAAAACCACAATAATTGGTGAGAATGGATAGGTAGGATTTTGatcatttctttttaattatttattaataattttattttagatttttttattttatcgtTAATAAGATTCTTTATATCTACATTACATCAATTGAAACGAAGCGAGTGAACTGGAaattcaaaagataattcatttgcatAATACTGCAAATCAACTACCAGATGCATTCActgacctatcaagagttactaaatctcatgTCCCAGATGCTAATGCtccaattcgagttgatgtcccagtaggataattaattaatgcaaatgagtctaaaccatatttaaAATGTGGTAGACTGatcggttccaaagataaaaatcctcaaaaacaAAAGGAGCAAACAATCAAGATGGTACTTGCTCAAGAAGAGCGAGaagacataacaattgataaaaccTTGGAAGTGGTTAAGGCGcctgaaaatgataaagaaattctgataaattatgtctcatcagGAAAAATATGGAAccaaaataatgtaattgttgacaatagtttgcttataatgttgctatggaaataatgcaacaacatgaggatcttgaaccaaaatctgttgatgaatgtagacagaggaatgattggccaaaatggaaaaATGCAATTCAAGTTAAATTAGCTTCGCATGAAAAACGCTAAGTTTTCAGAACGACGGTCCTAACATCTAAAGGTA
This Solanum dulcamara chromosome 1, daSolDulc1.2, whole genome shotgun sequence DNA region includes the following protein-coding sequences:
- the LOC129890485 gene encoding vinorine synthase-like translates to MAFQKETCMEVEITSTKFIKPASPTPNHLQNYKLSFFDQIADLAHLPFVLFYPPPTNNTYNYSIHEQEQFEQSLSRVLTHVYPIAGRLSDDDSISCQDQGVKFVKAKINSKLNEFLEKAHKDVNLALLCWPQDTWNVDESNLFTLPIVIVQITEFECGGLALSMSHAHLAMDGYSTFNIINEWSKVCRMKIPVEKIDFMSFNLAHVFPPRDLSKLLLPRIPKEDRVDSRVVAKRLYINEDSISRLREQIGELCFNPSRVEMIIALLWRAFIRASEKKNGHLKRSRMGVPVNLRTRLISLPQLAKSFGNLIIEAPVKFVPGVHNKMPELNELVTLIRDTVKETITACDKSSPEDVVSAVANIYNESFLSQEWGNSTDEVDEYTSSSLCRFPIQEADFGWGKPCLMHFGSRDGEFCWLYDAECGNGICVQLDLKEVNMHHLFELCHTDINDFFQF